In a single window of the Deltaproteobacteria bacterium genome:
- the rpmH gene encoding 50S ribosomal protein L34, translating into MKRTYQPGKISRLRTHGFLARMASKAGRNVLKRRRAHGRKAICVSIPKKGRKR; encoded by the coding sequence ATGAAAAGAACATATCAACCAGGTAAAATTAGTAGGTTAAGAACCCACGGCTTTTTAGCAAGAATGGCTTCTAAGGCCGGGCGCAATGTCTTGAAGCGTCGCAGGGCTCATGGGCGTAAGGCCATTTGTGTCAGCATCCCCAAGAAGGGTCGAAAGCGCTAG